In bacterium, a single window of DNA contains:
- a CDS encoding MaoC family dehydratase, protein MSETRSLASVTVGEKLPSLEIPLSRTLIVATAIASRDYQDVHHDPELAKERGSPDIFMNILTTNGFVGRFVTDWTGPGATLKKIDIRLGAPNYPGDTMTVEGAVTAKDDAAGTIEVSVRGANQLGDHVTGTVLVALPS, encoded by the coding sequence ATGAGTGAAACGAGATCGCTGGCTTCGGTCACCGTCGGAGAGAAGCTCCCGTCGCTCGAGATCCCGCTCTCGCGCACCCTGATCGTCGCCACGGCGATCGCGAGCCGCGACTACCAGGACGTGCACCACGACCCCGAGCTCGCGAAAGAGCGTGGCTCGCCGGACATCTTCATGAACATCCTGACGACCAACGGCTTCGTCGGACGCTTCGTGACGGACTGGACCGGCCCGGGCGCGACCCTCAAGAAGATCGACATCCGACTCGGCGCCCCGAACTATCCCGGCGACACGATGACCGTCGAAGGCGCCGTCACGGCGAAGGACGACGCAGCGGGAACGATCGAGGTCTCCGTCCGCGGCGCCAACCAGCTCGGAGATCACGTGACGGGGACCGTGCTCGTCGCCCTCCCGAGCTGA
- a CDS encoding MaoC family dehydratase N-terminal domain-containing protein, whose amino-acid sequence MSDDLQKTLDAFAGTPAGPTGTCPYPVNEPMIHHWCDAIGDRNPAYLDPEAAKAAGRDGLIAPPAMLQAWTMRGLRPSTEEEEAYAAALGDQKQSLDVLDEAGFTSVVATNCEQEYFRELVPGDQISHEVTTESISGEKKTGLGVGHFVTQLYTYKDAAGEVVATMRFRILKFRPPS is encoded by the coding sequence ATGAGCGACGATCTTCAGAAGACCCTGGACGCCTTCGCCGGCACGCCGGCGGGCCCGACGGGCACCTGCCCCTATCCGGTCAACGAGCCGATGATCCACCATTGGTGCGACGCGATCGGCGATCGCAATCCGGCGTACCTCGACCCGGAGGCCGCGAAGGCTGCCGGCCGGGATGGGCTGATCGCGCCGCCGGCCATGCTGCAGGCCTGGACGATGCGCGGACTGCGGCCTTCGACCGAAGAGGAAGAGGCCTACGCCGCGGCGCTGGGCGACCAGAAGCAATCCCTCGACGTCCTCGACGAGGCGGGCTTCACCTCGGTCGTCGCGACCAACTGCGAGCAGGAGTACTTCCGCGAGCTCGTCCCCGGTGACCAGATCAGTCACGAGGTCACGACCGAGTCGATTTCCGGCGAGAAGAAGACGGGCCTCGGCGTCGGTCACTTCGTGACCCAGCTCTACACGTACAAGGATGCCGCCGGCGAGGTCGTCGCGACGATGCGCTTTCGCATCCTCAAGTTCCGACCGCCGAGTTAG
- a CDS encoding acyl-CoA/acyl-ACP dehydrogenase translates to MNFDFSEEEEAVQELAGQILGDATSFDRLREVEADADGPGFDQVLWASLAESNLLGLALSEEHGGQDWSFLALCLLLEQAGRNLAPIPLIESVVYTALPIQQFGSEILKKDLLPAIANGSTLLTAALFEVGDPALSRKARTRAEATGDGFALSGQKVCVPFAAAADKILVSAQGDGGLGLFLVEPGAAGVTLEQQETTAHERQFVLNLDGVNVAAGDVLALPGSGEAVLDWLEPRAATALSALAVGVADEGLKQTATYTSERKQFDKPIGSFQGVSLRAADAYIDVEAMRSTMWQAAWRIDNGDPAEKQAAIAKWWACMGGHRVSHTCQHLHGGIGADVDYPIHRHFLRLKHIAMTLGGSNEQLATLGARMAAEAKSGADAGAVLQ, encoded by the coding sequence ATGAATTTCGATTTCAGTGAAGAAGAAGAAGCGGTCCAGGAGCTGGCCGGCCAGATCCTCGGCGACGCGACGAGCTTCGACCGCCTGCGCGAGGTCGAGGCCGACGCGGACGGCCCGGGCTTCGACCAGGTCCTCTGGGCGTCCCTCGCCGAGTCGAACCTGCTCGGTCTCGCGCTCTCGGAAGAGCACGGCGGACAGGACTGGAGCTTCCTCGCGCTCTGCCTTCTCCTCGAGCAGGCGGGCCGCAACCTCGCTCCGATCCCGCTCATCGAGTCGGTCGTCTACACGGCCCTGCCGATCCAGCAGTTCGGAAGCGAGATCCTCAAGAAGGACCTGCTTCCCGCCATCGCGAACGGCAGCACGCTCCTGACCGCGGCGCTCTTCGAGGTCGGTGACCCGGCGCTGTCGCGCAAGGCGCGCACGCGCGCGGAAGCGACGGGCGACGGCTTCGCCCTCTCCGGCCAGAAGGTCTGCGTACCCTTCGCGGCGGCGGCCGACAAGATCCTCGTCTCCGCCCAGGGCGACGGCGGGCTCGGCCTCTTCCTCGTCGAGCCGGGCGCGGCCGGCGTGACCCTCGAGCAGCAGGAGACCACGGCGCACGAACGCCAGTTCGTGCTGAACCTCGACGGCGTGAACGTGGCCGCGGGCGACGTGCTCGCGCTCCCCGGTTCGGGCGAGGCCGTCCTCGACTGGCTGGAGCCGCGCGCTGCGACGGCCCTCTCCGCCCTCGCCGTCGGCGTCGCCGACGAAGGCTTGAAGCAGACGGCGACCTATACGAGCGAGCGCAAGCAGTTCGACAAGCCGATCGGTTCGTTCCAGGGCGTGTCGCTCCGTGCAGCCGACGCGTACATCGACGTCGAGGCGATGCGCTCGACCATGTGGCAGGCGGCCTGGCGGATCGACAACGGCGATCCGGCCGAGAAGCAGGCGGCGATCGCGAAGTGGTGGGCCTGCATGGGCGGTCACCGCGTCTCGCACACGTGCCAGCACCTCCACGGCGGCATCGGCGCGGACGTCGACTACCCGATCCACCGCCACTTCCTGCGCCTCAAGCACATCGCGATGACCCTCGGCGGCTCCAACGAGCAGCTTGCGACGCTGGGTGCGCGAATGGCGGCCGAGGCGAAGAGCGGAGCCGACGCGGGAGCGGTCCTCCAATGA